One Nicotiana sylvestris chromosome 12, ASM39365v2, whole genome shotgun sequence genomic window carries:
- the LOC138883172 gene encoding uncharacterized protein, which produces MTGGSNELRERLTKLEALVGNVPEGEEIHSLTTRLAYLEAELARLSRENADLRTETVVLRRAVGEDAHQRGAERLKVRIPEPKAFSGARSARELENFLWDMQQYFHAIRVQDETEKVTLTSMYLSEDAKLWWRTRVAEDESLGRPKIESWERLKKELKDQFLPSNTSWIARDKLKKLKHTGSVRAYVKEFTSLMLSISNMSEEDKLHNFMSGLQQWAQLELRRQNIHNLASAVAAADALGDFHLSEETSASKSKDGKLDKAKEWKKSENGNANEDKGKGKQEAGTSKSKEKGSRFSGCFLCDGPHRARDCPNKAVLNAMTAAEKRAALEALDSDKQAVGVNAIVAEEKRGQGALIVNPLGLLH; this is translated from the coding sequence ATGACTGGTGGTAGTAATGAACTGCGAGAAAGGTTAACGAAATTGGAAGCATTGGTGGGAAATGTTCCTGAAGGTGAAGAAATTCATTCCCTTACGACAAGGCTTGCCTACCTTGAGGCAGAATTGGCAAGGCTAAGTCGAGAGAATGCGGATCTGAGGACCGAGACAGTGGTGCTACGACGTGCGGTGGGCGAGGATGCTCATCAACGTGGTGCTGAACGTCTTAAGGTGAGAATTCCGGAACCTAAGGCATTTAGTGGTGCAAGGAGTGCACGCGAGTTGGAGAATTTTCTTTGGGATATGCAGCAATACTTTCATGCTATTCGTGTGCAAGACGAGACGGAGAAAGTAACCTTGACTAGCATGTATTTGAGTGAAGATGCTAAGTTATGGTGGCGCACTCGTGTGGCTGAAGATGAAAGTTTGGGTAGACCAAAGATTGAGTCGTGGGAGCGGCTTaaaaaggaattgaaggatcaaTTCCTTCCTAGCAATACATCTTGGATTGCTAGGGACAAACTGAAAAAGTTGAAACATACTGGTTCAGTTAGAGCATATGTGAAAGAGTTCACATCTTTGATGCTGAGCATCAGCAACATGTCGGAAGAAGACAAGTTGCACAACTTCATGAGTGGGCTGCAACAGTGGGCACAACTCGAGTTGCGAAGACAGAATATTCACAACCTCGCAAGTGCTGTGGCTGCGGCTGATGCATTGGGCGATTTTCACTTAAGTGAGGAGACTTCTGCTTCAAAATCCAAAGACGGAAAATTGGACAAGGCAAAGGAGTGGAAGAAAAGTGAAAATGGCAATGCAAATGAAGACAAGGGGAAGGGAAAGCAGGAGGCTGGAACTTCCAAGAGTAAGGAGAAGGGCAGCAGATTCAGTGGTTGTTTCCTTTGTGATGGACCACATCGAGCGAGAGACTGTCCGAATAAGGCAGTGTTAAATGCCATGACTGCCGCGGAGAAGAGGGCTGCATTGGAGGCGCTAGACAGTGACAAACAAGCTGTTGGTGTCAATGCAATTGTAGCTGAAGAGAAACGAGGTCAAGGTGCGTTGATTGTCAACCCCTTGGGACTCTTACATTGA